Genomic window (Synergistaceae bacterium):
AGCAAGGGCGGCGCACGCACGGGCCCCCTCGCCGGCGTTCCGGTGCTGCTGGACGACGGCATCTGCGCGTCGGGAATGCCGACGACCTGCGCTAGCAGAATGCTCGAGGGTTGGATTCCGCCTTACAACTCGGCAGCGGTCGAGCTGCTGGAGGCGGCAGGTGCTACGATCTGCGGCAAGTGCAACATGGACGAGTTCGGCATAGGCTGCTCCACCGAGACCTCCGTCTTCGGGCCGGTTTCGAACCCGCACGATCCGGGGCGGACCTCCGGGGGGTCGGCGGGAGGATGCGCCGCAGCGGTCGCGGCTGGGTACGCGCCCTTGGCAATAGCGTGCGACACGGGAGGCTCCGTGCTTCAACCCGCGTCCTTCTGCGGGGTGTACGGCCTGAGGCCGACCTACGGCCTGGTCAGCAGGTGGGGCATCACCGCACTGGCTCCGTCCATGGACCAGCTCGGGATATTCTCACTCACGGTCGAGGACATCGCGCTCGCGCTTTCTGTCCTGTCGAGGCACGACTCAAGGGATGGGACGTCTGCCGGCGGGGAGCGCCCAGACTATCTATCGATCTGCAAACAGGCCGCAGCCGAGGGTGCGCTGAAGGGAAAGAGGATAGCGCTCATCAGGGAGGCGCAGGACGCCAACTCATCGTCCGACATATCACGGGCCCTCGAGAGGATCGCGGACCTCTGCCGCGATCAGGGCGCGGAGGTGGTCGATCTGTCGCTGCCGCTCTCCTTCAAGCACTCTCTCCCCTGCTTCCAGCTTCTGCTGGCGGCGGAGGCGAGCTCCAGCCTCGCGAGGTTCGACGGCATAAGGTACGGTCTCTCGTCCGACGCCGACTCGCTGAACGACCTCTATCTGAAGAACAGGGCGGCCGGCCTCGGGACGAAGGTCAAGACGATGGCCGCCGCGGGGACGTACATCCTCGGTGGCGAGCGATACGAGGACTGCTACCTTCGGGCCTCCTCGGCAAGGGCGGCGATCGCCCGCGAGCTGACGGAGGCCCTCTCGAAGTGCGACCTTGCAGCCTTGCCGGCGACGCCGACCGTCGCCTTCAAAAGGGGCGAGTTCGCCGATGACCCGTTTGGCATGCGGTCGTCGCAGGCCTTCACCGTCCAGGCGAGCCTTGCGGGGCTGCCCGCTCTCGTCATGGACGGCTCTGACGGAGGACTGCCGGCGGGGGTCCAGTTCATAGCCTCGAGATGGGGAGAGGCGACCCTGCTGGCCACCGCATCGATCATCGAACGGGAGAGGGGACGCTGATCATGGGGCGCGCATATCAGCCGGTCATCGGCCTCGAGATACACGTCCAACTCGCGACGAAATCAAAGCTCTTCTGCTCCTGCTCCACTGACTACATCGGGGCGGAGCCGAACAGCAACGTCTGCCCGATATGCCTCGGACTGCCGGGGGCGCTGCCGTCGCTGAACGCCAGAGCGGTAGAGCTGGCCGTGAAGGCCGCGCTCGGCCTCTCCTGCACCGTCAAGGACGGCACGATCTTCCACAGGAAGCACTACTTCTACGCCGACCTCCCCAAGGCCTACCAGGTAAGCCAGTTCGACCGCCCGGTCGCGGAGGAAGGAGAGCTGATCATAACGGGCGACGACGGCTCGCCAAAGCGAATAGGCATTACTCGCCTGCACATTGAAGAGGACGCGGGCAAGCTCGTGCACTCGGCCTCCGACGGCAGGCTGGAGGGGGCGGAGGAGTCCTTCGCGGACTACAACCGAGCGGGGGTGCCCCTCGCGGAGATAGTCTCGGACCCGGACATAGGCTCGCCCAGAGAGGCCAGGGAGTACGTCGCTTCGCTCAGGAGGCTGGTTCGCTACCTCGGAGTGTCCGACGGCGACATGGACAAGGGCTCGATGAGGGTGGACGCCAACATCTCCATGGTCCAGCTTGACGAGGAGACGGGAAAGATAGTGCTGAGGGGGGAGAGGGCGGAGATAAAGAACATGAACTCCATGCGCTCCGTGGAGCGAGCCCTCGAGTACGAGATTCGCAGGCAGACCGAGGCCCTGGAGCGAGGCGCGACTCTTGTGCGCGAGACTCGTCACTGGAACGACGCCGACGGGGTCACCACATCGATGAGGAGCAAGGAGGCGGCGCTCGACTACCGATGCATGCCAGACCCGGACCTGGGCCCGGTGAGAGTGACCGAGGAGATGCTCCAGGCGATCGAAAGCTCCCTGCCGGAGCTGCCGTGGGCCAGGGAGGCACGCTTCATAGCCGACTACTCGTTGAGCGAGGTCGACGCGGCCATCTTGGTCGAGACGCCGGCCCTCGCGGACTACTACGAGGAGTGCGTCCGATCGGGTGCGGCCCCGGTGCGGGCCTCGAACTGGGTGCGCACCGAGGTGCTGCGCGTGCTGAACGAGCGGGGCGTGGCGATAGAGTCCTTCCCCGTCCCCCCGCGTGCGCTGGGAGAGCTGGTTCTCATGGTGGACGGAGGAAAACTCTCGACCACGGCGGCCAAGGAAGTCTACGCGGAGATGACGGAGGGAACGTCCCTTGAGCGGGCCCTTGAAAAGTGCGGAGTCGGCGGGGAGATGTCCGGGGAGTCGCTGGCGGCCGTGGTGCGCAAGGTGGTGGACGAAAACCCGGACGTGCTGGCCGAGATCCTGAGCGGCAAGGACTCCAGGGGAAAGAAGAGGAAGTTCCTGTGCGGCCTCGTGATGAGGGAGACACGGGGACAGGCGGAATCGTCGGAAGTGGAGGAGATGATCGAGGCCCTCTTGAGGGAGCGATGACCGCGATTATTTTATTGACTAACGTCAGCGGTATTAGTAAGATATCCTAGTTGCCCTGCGGACGCAGGGTGGATCGAACGCCGGAGGAGGTAGTAGGCAATGGGAACCCGTCAGCCTGAGAACACTCGAAGTTTCGCCTTGGCTGCCCACGGAGGGGCTGGTAAGACCAGCCTCGTGGAGGCCATGCTTTTCAACTGCGGAGGCACGAACAGACTGGGGAAGGTCGAGGACGGAAACACGGTCAGCGACTTCTCGCTGGAGGAGCAGAAGAGACAGATCTCCATCAACACGTCCCTCGTCACGATGGAGAGGGGAGAGAAGACCCTCTTCGCGCTCGATACCCCCGGATTCGCGGACTTCGTGGGCGAGATGCGCTCCGCGGTCAGCGTCGCGGACTCATTGATGATCGTCGTCAACGGAGTCAGCGGCATCGAGGTCCAGACGGACAAGGCCTGGGACACCGGCAAGGAGTTCGGCCTTCCGGTGGCCTTCTTCATCTCCAAGCTCGACCGGGAGAACTCGGACTTCGACAAGGTCCTGGCGGACATCAGGGCGGACTACAGTGACAAGGCCGTACCGGTGCTCCTTCCCATAGGCAAGGAGGTCTCCTTCAAGGGCGTTGTGGACGTCCTTCGCGGCAAGGCTTACACTTACGAGCCGGACGGCTCGGGCAAGTTCGTCGAGGGCGACATACCCGCCGATATGGCGGACGCGGCGGCATCCGCCCACGAGACCTTGGTCGAGGCCGTGGTCGAGGCCGACGACGACATGATGATGCGCTACCTCGAAGGCGAGACCATCACGGACGAGGAGCTGGCCCCGGTGCTGAGAAAGG
Coding sequences:
- the gatA gene encoding Asp-tRNA(Asn)/Glu-tRNA(Gln) amidotransferase subunit GatA, which produces MSRACITAVEIASDVRDGAMSVSDATSAFLEISREHEPRLNALLHSIEGGDSKGGARTGPLAGVPVLLDDGICASGMPTTCASRMLEGWIPPYNSAAVELLEAAGATICGKCNMDEFGIGCSTETSVFGPVSNPHDPGRTSGGSAGGCAAAVAAGYAPLAIACDTGGSVLQPASFCGVYGLRPTYGLVSRWGITALAPSMDQLGIFSLTVEDIALALSVLSRHDSRDGTSAGGERPDYLSICKQAAAEGALKGKRIALIREAQDANSSSDISRALERIADLCRDQGAEVVDLSLPLSFKHSLPCFQLLLAAEASSSLARFDGIRYGLSSDADSLNDLYLKNRAAGLGTKVKTMAAAGTYILGGERYEDCYLRASSARAAIARELTEALSKCDLAALPATPTVAFKRGEFADDPFGMRSSQAFTVQASLAGLPALVMDGSDGGLPAGVQFIASRWGEATLLATASIIERERGR
- the gatB gene encoding Asp-tRNA(Asn)/Glu-tRNA(Gln) amidotransferase subunit GatB, coding for MGRAYQPVIGLEIHVQLATKSKLFCSCSTDYIGAEPNSNVCPICLGLPGALPSLNARAVELAVKAALGLSCTVKDGTIFHRKHYFYADLPKAYQVSQFDRPVAEEGELIITGDDGSPKRIGITRLHIEEDAGKLVHSASDGRLEGAEESFADYNRAGVPLAEIVSDPDIGSPREAREYVASLRRLVRYLGVSDGDMDKGSMRVDANISMVQLDEETGKIVLRGERAEIKNMNSMRSVERALEYEIRRQTEALERGATLVRETRHWNDADGVTTSMRSKEAALDYRCMPDPDLGPVRVTEEMLQAIESSLPELPWAREARFIADYSLSEVDAAILVETPALADYYEECVRSGAAPVRASNWVRTEVLRVLNERGVAIESFPVPPRALGELVLMVDGGKLSTTAAKEVYAEMTEGTSLERALEKCGVGGEMSGESLAAVVRKVVDENPDVLAEILSGKDSRGKKRKFLCGLVMRETRGQAESSEVEEMIEALLRER